Genomic DNA from Chlorocebus sabaeus isolate Y175 chromosome 6, mChlSab1.0.hap1, whole genome shotgun sequence:
CAGGGTGCCCTACCTTGAGTGCATAGTCCACATGCAGGACACGGCAGTGCAGGATGGAAGGACCTACTGGGGGGATCCGCAGTGCCCGGCCCTGCCACAGCGCCCGCTGCCCGGGGCCCACCGGCTCTCCTGCGAGGCTGGCCACCACCGCCCGTTTCTGCTTTCGGGCGCCTCGGGCCATGAACGTCTGTGTCTGCACCACGGCTGCCCGAGGCAGCACAGGACGGGTGGAGCTGTTGTCGATCTCGGCAAAGACAGGGATGACCTCTCCTGCAGCGAGGAGCAGTGgggactcagtttcccctcctGCAGCCCCGACACCAGCTCCCGTCCCGACCCAGTCCCGTCCGCCTGCTACCTGGGGTGTAGCCCTTCCGGTCGATCTTGGCCGAAAGAGAGACGAGGCCACGGTTACAGTACCAGGATCGGGCAACCTTTTCCCGAGCCCCCGCTTGAGGTGCCTGTCGGTGTAGAGGAAAGTGACGTGGATGAGTCACTTTGTGCAAACCACAGTCGCTGTGGAGCTTCCAAACCACCCCCAGCTGAGGGAGGACTTTGGGCAGGGCTTGGTGTCTTTTTAACAATCCAGGAACTATCTGTTAAATAGAGCCAGGGACACAACCCATCTTATAAAGCCAGAAATGAAATGTACAAGCCAAGTGTTTGGTGTGTAATTCGCTCTTGGTAAGCCCTAGCTCTGGTCTGTTTCACAGACGAGgcacctgaggctcagagagggcaagacacttgcccagagtcacacggCAAATGGGTGCAGATAGCAGTGGATTCCACACGCATTCCCacacctgcctccctccctgccaggGCCCACCTATGACCTCCATCTTATCGACTGGTGTCACCTAGCAGCCAGGTCCCTTCCACTATACTCCCATCCTACCCCGCCAAGGGTGGCCACTCACCAGCAGGGCTGGCGTGTTGATATCCACAGGCTCGATGACAGTGAACACCTTCCTTGCCCGGCGTGCTGGGACCCAGGGCCGGTGCAGGGTTGCCTTGATACAGTAGCGGACACTACCATGTTTGCCCTCGAAGGATGTCACCAGGTTCCTGGGGTGGAGGGATGGGACTTCAGGGGGCAagatacagagacacacaggcaGGGAGAAGGAGACACAGACACTCTAGGGGCCTCCCAGGGGGAGGGTCTTGGGGCTCAGAGGTGCCCAGATATCCAGTATTGGAGGTACAAATCTGGAAGGGGCTGCAGGCTTAGGGCAACCCTGCACCTCAGAGGACTTACGGGGGCAGCTGGAAGCTGAACAGGAACTCATGGCGCCCAGGAGGCAGCGTGGTGGTCTCCCCAGTATCTGCAGGTAGAAGCAAAAGGAGGCGACTGAGTGCTTGCGTTGGCGTCCCAGGGCTGACAAAGGTACCGCCATCCAGGTGGTGGCTGGCACACAACCAGTGCCCATCCGTACCTGGCGCCAGGAGcgtggcacggtggctcacgacctCCACGCGCTCACTGTAGCTCTGCGTGTAAGCCGTGCTCGAGCCGGCGCTGCGCGACTCGGTCCAGTGCACATGGGCGCGGCCCCGCGCACGCAGCCTCAGGGCACCCACGCGCACGGCGCTTGCCAGCTCCAGCAGCACCCGGCCCGCCACGGCCTGGCCGCCGCTGAACACGGGCTCGGCGCCCGCGGTTGCACCGTCCAGTTGCACCGAGAACGCTTTCACCTTGTCGAATAGCATCGCGTCCGGGGTGCGAACCCACGACACGCGGAACCTGGCCTCGAACCCGTGAACCGGCAGCTCAAGGTGCCGACGCTGCAGCCTCAGAACGCAAAATCGCCCTCAACGCGCAGGCGCGCTCACCAGCCCGAGCAGAAAATCCCCGCGCCGTGCGTCGGCGCCGCTTTTATACGGCAGGGCGGGGGGCGGGGTCACCGTCTCTCCCCCGCCCCCTGAAGGGACTCCACCAATAGCGCGACAAGGGGCGTGGCTCTGCCCTAGCGTGGAGCAAAATAACAAACGCCCCTGCTCACCGCCGGCTGCCCCACGCTGCCCCACTCCCTCACGGACCCCGGGGAGAAACTGAAGCCCTGAGGCGGCCAAAGCTGGTCTCTCGCGGACCCCGGgagcaaagagggaaaaagagTTCCAGAGGCAGGGCCCAGGCCTGAGGTCACCTAGCAGAGCTTTCAGCCTCTCGGCTTAATCGCTCACCAGCCGCCACTCGTAGACGTGACTCGAGGCATGTCCAGCCCGATTTGGGGCGGGGGGCTCTCGCCCCAGTTGAGGGCCCTAGAGCCTATGACTGTTCCAGGCTTTTTCCCCCCGCTATGCAAAGGGAGAAGTGGAAGACGTGAGTGGGACTGCCCTCCCCGCTGGTGCCTGCTGCACCCCTTCCCTGATTCAAGTCCCTTTCAGCTGGTGGCTCTGGGCAAATGACAACctcctggagcctcagtttccacctctGTAGAGccgggagaaaataaaaatcagtccCCACCTCAGAAAGTTGTGCATGGATCATCGTGCAGCCCCAGCCGGACTCCTCCAAGAGCCTCGCTCCCGGGTGATCAACCTGCTCCTGACATACCGTCATACCGTCACCCGGTCGCGCCTCGGCGCATTCGCCCAGGAGCGGTACCTACGACCTGATGTTCCTTTCCCAATTTTCACCCTCTGGCAAACCCTACCTTCCCCGCAGCCCTTGTGCTTGCTCCAGTCATCCTCAGCCCCCTTCCCTTCACAGAGCTGAATGCAGGGGACGCTCGGGCACCCCCAGGTCCACGGCTGCGGTGTGGTTTCGGGACTACGTGACACCTCTCTGGGCTTTAGTTTCCCCAAAGAAAAGTCGCTTGGAGTTTCTCCAGCGGGAGTTGCCTCTGCGTCGTCTGCGGGACGCGGGCGCCCTCTCGTGGCAGCGGAATGCGCTGCTGCTGAACCCATCCCCTGCCCTGACTGTCCGCCTCTGAGCTCGGTTCAGGAGACCACGAGACTTCCACCACCtcagtgaggtgtgtgtgtgtggagggggcgGTCATAAACAAACACGGTCACCCGCAGTCCGTGACGGGGGTCAGAACAGGAACGAAGGGGTTGGAGGCACAGTGATCAGCCTGGAAGGCTGCCTGGGAGGATGGGTCTTTGGAGTTGAAAGGAAGGTCTGGGACCTTAGGCCAGGTTTCAGTGGATACTAGAAGGGAGACAGTAGGCCGTTAAGTCCGGGAGGAGAAGCGGGATGACGTTACCCTGAAGGGACTACTGAGCCAGCGCCTCcctcaattcatttcacagatggaccccagaggcccagagaggggcggGGCACTGCCCGGGGTCACACAGCAGCTCCACTGGCCTCCAGTGTCactgtttttttccttaaatgtttaacaatttatttatttatttatttatttatttatttatttatttatcgagacaggatctcactgtgtcgcccaggctggagtgcagtggcacgatcttggttcactgcaacctctgcctcccttccaCCTCAGGTGGAAggaagcgatccttccacctcagcctccagagtagctgggattacaggtgcgcgccaccacacccggctaatttttgtattttttgaagagatggggtttcaccatgttgcccaggctggtcttgaactcttgagctcaagccatctgcccaccagagcctcccaaagtgctgggattacagatgtgagccactgcacccagccaaaattttaatttaattttttttttttttttgagacagggtttcacactgacacccaggctgtagtgcatggcaccatctcggctcactgcaacctccacctcctgggttccatagattctcctgccttagccccctgagtagctgggctaatttttttttttttttttttttttttttgagacggagtcttgctttgtcacccaggctggaatgcagtggcttgatctcggctcactgcaagctccacctcccgggttcacgccattctcctgcctcagcctccgagtagctgggactacaggcgtccgccacctcgcccggctaattttttgtatttttttttttttttgagacggagtcttgctctgtcgcccgggctggagtgcagtgaccggatctcggctcactgcaagctccgcctcccgggttcacgccattctcctgcctcagtctcccgagtagctgggactacaggcgcccgccacctcgcccggctagttttttgtattttttagtagagacggggtttcaccgtgttagccaggatggtctcgatctcctgacctcgtgatccacccgtctcggcctcccaaagtgctgggattacaggcttgagccaccgcgcccggcccattttttgtatttttagtagagacggggtttcaccgtgttagccaggatggtctcgatctcctgacctcgtgatccacccgcctcagcctcccaagctaatttttaaattaaatttttattaaaatttttaaatttaaattggtcaggcgaggtggctcatgcctgtaatcccagaactttgagaggccaaggcaggcagatcacctgaggtcgggagttcaaattcagcctgaccaacatggagacaccctgtctctactaaaaatacaaaattggccgggcgcggtggctcacgcctgtaattccaacactttgggaggccgaggcgggcggattacgaggtcaggagatcgagaccatcctgacgaaCACGGTGATACCcggtctccactgaaaatacaaaaaaaaaaaaaaatatattagccacgtgtggtggcgggcgcctgtagtcccagctacttgggaggctgaggcaggagaatggcgtgaacccgggaggcggcggagcttgcagtaagcggagatcgcgccactgcactccagcctgggcgacagagggaggctccatctcaaaaaaaaaaataaaataaaaaaatacaaaattagttgggtgtggtggcgcatgcctgtaatcccagctacttgggaggctgaggcagaagaatcacttgaacctgggaggcagaggttgcagtgagctgagatcacgccattgtactccagcctgggcaacaagagctaaattctgcctcaaaaaaaagaaaaaaaaaatagcctgtctaatttttgtatttttagtagagacggggcttcaccatgttggccaggctggtcttgaactcctgacctcagatgatcctcccgccttggcctcccaaagtactgggattacaggcgtgagccactgcacctggccgatttttatgtattttaagagatgggggccggcacggtggctcatgcctgtaagccaagcactttggaaggccaaggcgtgtggatcacctgaggtcaggagttcgtgaccagcctggccaacatggtgaaacccgtctctaccaaaaatacaaaaattagccagcatgttggcgggcacctataatcccagctactcaggaggctgaggcaggagaatcactggaacccaggaggcagaggttgcagtgagccgagattgcgccagtgccaatgcactctagcctgggtgacagtgagactctgtctcaaaaaaaaaacaaacaaacaaacaaacaaaagttagctgggtgtggtggcgagtatctgtagtcacagctactcaggaggctgaggttgtagaatcacttgaacccaggaggcagaggttgcagtgagccaagatcgcagtactccactccagcctgagcaacagagtaagaccctgtctcgaaaacaaaaacaaacagaaacaaaaatggggcggggggtgggaggtctcgctatgttgcccaggctggcctcgaacttctgggctcaagcgatcgttCTGCTTCGGCCTCTgtagtagctggaaccacaggcaggCAGGCCCACCAGGCTCGCATctccagtgttttttgtttttttttgtttttcagacacagttttgctctgtcacggaggctggagtgtagtggtgccatctcagctcactgcaacctctgcccacctGCCGGGTTCAGACAATTCTTCTGTCttactagctgagattacaggatcccaccaacacgcccggctaatttttgtatttttaatggagacaaagtttcaccatgttggccaggctggtctcaaactcctgacctcaggtgatctgccctcctcggtctcccacagtgctgggattacaggcatgagccaccgcaccaggctgcCTCTCCAGCGTTTTAAGGAAGTCGCCGTTGAGTGTCCAGGCAGCCTTCAGGTGAAAGCGGCCCCAAATAGTTCTCCGAGTTGCCAGGGAAGGGAAGTGCCTCCTGGGCTCCTTCCTGCCCCGCCCCACCGCACTTGCTCCTCTGTTTCCACTGCTGGGGAGGGAAGGGTCCCCCGCACCTGTGGCTCTTGCATGCTGAAAGCTTCTATTGCCCGCAGTGCTGGGAAAAAGTGGGGCTGTCGGGAATCTGGTCTGCCTCCCTcctggcccattttacagacggaTATAGTGAGGTCTGGCTTGGCCCGGAGGAATAGCCAGGGCAGCCCAGAGAGGATGATGCCCTCCCATAGCCACACAGTAGGGGGTGAGGGTATGGACTGCCTCCTTCTGTGGCCCCTGGCTCACTGGTAACCAGCTGTGTATCCTAGGGACGCTTGGGGTGCGAGAAAGACTGAGGTTCGGGGAAGAGTAGAGACCTGCCCAAGACCCAGACTCCCAGGAGAATGTGACCCCACTTCATCTCTTCCCCTCTGGGATGCATTTCCACCTCCTCACCGGGAAATACCACTAGACCCCCAACCCTACCCCAGGGAAGAACTCAGCGCTGCAGACCCTGTGGGGTAAACTGAGGTGGGGCCCTGGGTAACACGAGTTGGGGGGCCTTCTTTGAGAATCAGGGACTCCAGGCCTGGGATCAACAGGGACCCTGGGGTCCACCAGGGAGATCTCCCACTCCACTTCCCAGGGGTTCCCTGAACTCTAATAGGAGGGTCCCCCTGCTTTGAAAGGGGTCTCCCCACCGCACAGCCTCTAAGTCGAGGGCGTCTGACTCCAGAGAAGGGAACGCCCAGACCCTGGGTAGACGTTCCCGGTTAGTGGGGGTCCTGACCAGGGCGGGGTgggtgtccaggctggagtgcagtggtgcgatctcagcccattacaacctctacctcccaggctcaagcgatcttcccactttagcctgtagctgggactccaggcgcgcgccactacgcctggctaatttttgtagtttttggagATACCGGGTGtcgccatgtcgcccaggctagtcttcaactcctgacctgtgGGAGGGTCAGGACCCCGGGAAGGGGGTTCCCGCTCCTTGAAAAGGATCACCCGACCGCAGAGGTTCTAAGTTGAGAGGCTTCCGGCCCCGAAGAGGGTCCCGGCCGAGGGGGTCCCGGCTGCTGTGGGGCCGGCGCGACGAGTGTCTCACCTCGGAGCAGCAGCTGCCGACGCCGCAGGTAGGTCTCGGCGGCCGCGTAGTCGCTGGATAAGGCGTTGACACCCACGCTGCGACCCTCCAGCCAGTGGGTGGCCGCCCCACCGCGCGCCTTCACCTCGAGCGCTCGCACCCGCAGCGGCGCCGCCGCCTCCAGCAGCACCCGGCCGCACAGCCGCTCCCCGCCGCGGTAGGCGCCGCCCGGGCCCCGCGCCAGCTCCAGCGCGAAGCTGCGCACGCCCCCAGGGCGCATGGCGCGCAGCGGTGGACACGGCCTGGACACGCGGCGAGGAGGCGCACGGCCGGGGCGCGCCTGCAGATCCTCGGGGTCTGCGCGCTCCCCCGTCGCGTCCCCCGAGCTTCCTCCGGGCGCCCCCGGCGAACCTGGGCCGGCGCCGGTGCCCCAGGGCGGGCGCGTCGTCGGCGAACTTCCTGGTCCTCTGCATCCGCCCCTGTGACGCGCGCGGGCCGCCGGGGACGGGCCGCCCGCGTGCCCGCGCTGTTAACTTTGCCATCCTCGGAGCTGGGCGGGCCCTGTTTTTGTAGGGTGGGTGCTGTTGAATTAAGAGGCAGGCAGGGGCGGAGGTGGCTGGGGAGGCACCAAGGCGGCCGCAGAGCTCAGCCCTCCCTATGGTCTAATTCGCCCCCGCCCCGAACCCagcactgcctcagcctccccgtcATTGTCACTTCATGGCTGTCCCCCAAACAAAATCCACCTCGAGTAGCCCTCTTCGCCTCCGCACTGCGCTGTTCCGCTGCCAGATCCGTTCTCCCACCCATCCCGCCCACGCCCA
This window encodes:
- the ARRDC2 gene encoding arrestin domain-containing protein 2 isoform X2, encoding MRPGGVRSFALELARGPGGAYRGGERLCGRVLLEAAAPLRVRALEVKARGGAATHWLEGRSVGVNALSSDYAAAETYLRRRQLLLRDTGETTTLPPGRHEFLFSFQLPPNLVTSFEGKHGSVRYCIKATLHRPWVPARRARKVFTVIEPVDINTPALLAPQAGAREKVARSWYCNRGLVSLSAKIDRKGYTPGEVIPVFAEIDNSSTRPVLPRAAVVQTQTFMARGARKQKRAVVASLAGEPVGPGQRALWQGRALRIPPVGPSILHCRVLHVDYALKVCVDIPGTSKLLLELPLVIGTIPLHPFGSRSSSVGSHASFLLDWRLGALPERPEAPPEYSEVVADTEVAALGQSPFPLPQDPEMSLEGPFFAYIQEFRYRPPPLYSEEDPNPPSGAMRPRCMTC
- the ARRDC2 gene encoding arrestin domain-containing protein 2 isoform X1, whose product is MLFDKVKAFSVQLDGATAGAEPVFSGGQAVAGRVLLELASAVRVGALRLRARGRAHVHWTESRSAGSSTAYTQSYSERVEVVSHRATLLAPDTGETTTLPPGRHEFLFSFQLPPNLVTSFEGKHGSVRYCIKATLHRPWVPARRARKVFTVIEPVDINTPALLAPQAGAREKVARSWYCNRGLVSLSAKIDRKGYTPGEVIPVFAEIDNSSTRPVLPRAAVVQTQTFMARGARKQKRAVVASLAGEPVGPGQRALWQGRALRIPPVGPSILHCRVLHVDYALKVCVDIPGTSKLLLELPLVIGTIPLHPFGSRSSSVGSHASFLLDWRLGALPERPEAPPEYSEVVADTEVAALGQSPFPLPQDPEMSLEGPFFAYIQEFRYRPPPLYSEEDPNPPSGAMRPRCMTC